A portion of the Bacteroides faecium genome contains these proteins:
- a CDS encoding clostripain-related cysteine peptidase — protein sequence MKYLLHILFIIRYRLFFFCCCCLLFSSCNDEGYLYPINPRQEKDTQRIIIAYLAGDNSLSSEIEQKITALTAGFLSADYSQNRLFVYYDRRNVSPQLLEISAATENPRQVLKTYTTQNSASAEVMEQVLNDILKNYSAPSYGLILFSHGTAWLPAGGLEEPYDYRPGTRSVGTDGEDEMELADFASALPLPGNKKWDFILFEGCYMGSVEVAYELKDKTEAIIASPTEIVSPGMTEVYPSALPFLFQPTPELEKFAQAYFNAWDGKTGDYRSATISVVRTGHLEELALLARAAFLRWEPDAGTISALQCFNRNEWHLFFDLKEALLTANPALKTYVDGLWKNIVTYSAATPSFLPGLAYGFTIHTHSGLSCYVPQRDFLYVNQGYTQTTWCGTVYQ from the coding sequence GTGAAATATTTACTTCACATATTGTTTATTATCCGTTACCGGTTATTTTTCTTTTGCTGTTGCTGCCTGCTGTTCAGTTCGTGCAACGACGAAGGGTATCTCTACCCTATCAATCCCCGGCAGGAAAAAGACACGCAACGGATTATTATCGCCTATCTTGCCGGAGACAACAGTTTATCTTCGGAAATAGAGCAAAAAATCACAGCGCTTACAGCCGGTTTTCTCTCTGCCGATTATTCGCAAAACCGTCTGTTTGTCTATTATGACCGCAGAAATGTATCACCCCAACTGCTGGAAATCAGTGCCGCCACTGAGAATCCACGACAGGTATTGAAAACTTATACGACGCAAAACTCCGCCTCAGCAGAAGTGATGGAGCAAGTGTTGAACGATATTTTGAAAAACTATTCCGCCCCAAGCTACGGGCTTATCCTGTTTTCGCATGGAACTGCATGGTTGCCGGCAGGCGGTTTGGAAGAGCCTTATGACTACCGACCCGGGACGCGTAGTGTCGGCACCGACGGAGAGGATGAGATGGAATTAGCGGATTTTGCTTCTGCCCTGCCCCTGCCCGGCAACAAGAAATGGGATTTTATCCTTTTCGAGGGTTGCTACATGGGAAGTGTGGAAGTGGCTTATGAACTGAAAGACAAGACGGAAGCTATCATCGCTTCGCCTACGGAGATTGTCAGTCCGGGAATGACGGAAGTGTATCCGTCCGCCTTACCTTTTCTCTTTCAGCCGACACCCGAACTGGAAAAATTTGCCCAAGCCTATTTCAATGCATGGGACGGCAAAACGGGAGATTACCGCTCAGCCACTATCAGCGTTGTCCGAACCGGACATTTGGAAGAACTGGCACTGCTTGCGCGTGCCGCTTTTCTACGTTGGGAGCCGGACGCCGGAACAATTTCCGCCTTGCAGTGTTTTAACCGCAACGAATGGCACTTGTTTTTCGACCTTAAAGAAGCATTGCTGACTGCCAATCCGGCATTAAAGACCTATGTGGACGGCTTATGGAAGAACATTGTTACTTATTCTGCCGCCACGCCGAGCTTCCTTCCGGGACTGGCATACGGCTTTACGATACATACACATAGCGGACTGAGTTGCTATGTGCCACAAAGAGATTTCTTGTATGTAAATCAAGGATACACGCAAACTACATGGTGTGGGACGGTATACCAATAG
- a CDS encoding sigma-54-dependent transcriptional regulator produces the protein MSKILIIDDEVQIRSLLARMLGLEGYEVCQAGDCKTAIKQLEAQSPDVALCDVFLPDGNGVDLVLNIKKTAPNVEVILLTAHGNIPDGVQAIKNGAFDYITKGDDNNKIIPLISRAVEKAKMNVRLEKLEKKVGQMYSFDSILGESKTLKDAVLLAQKVSVTDVPVLLTGETGTGKEVFAQAIHYNSKRSKQNFVAVNCSSFSKELLESEMFGHRAGSFTGALKDKKGLFEEANNGTIFLDEIGEMAFELQAKLLRILETGEYIKIGDTKPTRVNVRIIAATNRNLQEEIKAGRFREDLFYRLSVFQVHLPALRERAGDIKILATAFAKSFSEKLSYAINEMTPAFLQALEQQPWKGNIRELRNVIERSLIVCEGGRLDVCDLPLEIQNTHYECSDDTAGSFELAAMERRHIARVLEYTKGNKTEAARLLKIGLTTLYRKIEEYKI, from the coding sequence ATGAGTAAAATTCTTATTATTGACGATGAAGTCCAGATTCGCAGCCTTCTGGCTCGTATGTTGGGGCTCGAAGGGTATGAAGTATGTCAGGCAGGTGACTGTAAAACTGCTATCAAACAATTGGAAGCCCAGTCGCCCGACGTGGCTTTGTGCGATGTTTTTCTTCCGGACGGAAATGGTGTAGACCTGGTGTTGAACATTAAAAAGACAGCTCCCAATGTTGAAGTGATTCTTCTCACTGCCCATGGCAATATCCCCGACGGCGTGCAGGCTATCAAGAACGGTGCGTTTGATTATATAACGAAAGGAGACGATAACAATAAGATTATCCCCCTGATTAGCCGTGCCGTAGAAAAGGCGAAGATGAACGTCCGTCTGGAGAAACTGGAAAAGAAAGTCGGGCAGATGTATTCGTTCGATTCTATTTTGGGAGAGTCGAAAACATTGAAAGACGCAGTCCTGCTGGCGCAAAAGGTATCCGTGACAGATGTACCTGTATTGCTGACCGGAGAAACCGGAACGGGAAAAGAAGTATTTGCGCAAGCCATACATTATAATAGCAAACGGAGCAAACAGAATTTTGTGGCAGTCAACTGTTCCTCTTTCAGTAAGGAATTGCTGGAAAGCGAAATGTTCGGGCATAGAGCCGGTTCGTTCACCGGCGCATTGAAAGACAAGAAGGGACTTTTTGAAGAAGCCAACAACGGCACCATCTTTCTGGATGAAATCGGCGAGATGGCTTTCGAACTGCAAGCCAAGTTATTGCGTATTCTCGAAACGGGCGAATATATAAAGATAGGCGACACCAAACCGACACGGGTCAATGTACGTATCATTGCCGCCACCAATCGCAACTTGCAGGAAGAAATCAAGGCAGGGCGATTCCGTGAAGACCTGTTCTACCGCCTTTCCGTATTCCAGGTACATCTTCCTGCACTGCGCGAACGTGCGGGAGATATTAAAATCCTTGCCACCGCTTTCGCCAAAAGTTTCTCTGAAAAGCTCTCGTACGCAATCAATGAAATGACTCCCGCCTTTCTTCAAGCGTTGGAGCAACAACCCTGGAAAGGAAATATCCGCGAACTGAGAAACGTCATCGAACGCAGCCTGATCGTTTGTGAAGGCGGACGATTGGACGTCTGCGACCTTCCTTTGGAGATTCAGAACACTCACTATGAATGTTCGGACGATACGGCGGGCAGCTTTGAATTGGCTGCGATGGAGCGTCGGCATATTGCCCGTGTGTTGGAATATACAAAAGGGAATAAGACAGAGGCAGCCCGCTTGTTGAAAATAGGGCTTACTACACTGTATCGGAAGATAGAAGAATATAAGATATAG
- a CDS encoding DUF6562 domain-containing protein: MNHQKYFRTVCFGLSFLAAACSNESPLNIEPSESPETRISIQATVDTKAANEPEIATDYGIVTRAGGDKQVPAGYRLRCKIEVYSTTTNLRVAQARQLIDDNSGLTGAITFPDLRLAPNDTYKAICWADYIAAGTDTDLIYNTSNGLNDIRLIEVIGAAHAEAAANGTNIEDAYAGQSEPFTIEANGDIKEGDEDKLTSIKLRRPFVKVSLPWVKLTDASGSAWTESLKNIRIVYETGNTLYTRFSVWAGTASGARTNSMSLYPKEVSAFNKTFALHDYLLVPVPMPDVIPLSFHIEAETATEGETVTFKRYGSNAADYSSISINLPNPNYMLLIKGATGEPEDGATIYPLTFKEYIP, from the coding sequence ATGAATCATCAGAAGTATTTCCGGACAGTATGTTTCGGGCTGTCGTTTCTCGCTGCGGCATGCAGCAACGAATCGCCCTTGAATATAGAGCCGTCCGAATCACCGGAAACCCGCATTTCGATACAGGCAACAGTCGACACAAAGGCTGCGAACGAACCGGAAATAGCGACGGACTACGGAATTGTCACCCGTGCCGGCGGCGACAAGCAAGTGCCCGCGGGTTATCGCCTGCGCTGCAAAATCGAGGTTTACTCAACAACTACGAACCTGCGCGTGGCGCAAGCCCGCCAATTGATAGATGACAACAGCGGACTGACCGGCGCCATCACTTTCCCCGACTTGCGCCTGGCTCCCAACGACACGTACAAGGCTATCTGCTGGGCGGACTATATCGCGGCAGGAACGGATACGGACTTGATTTACAATACATCGAACGGATTGAATGATATACGCCTCATCGAAGTGATCGGAGCAGCGCACGCAGAAGCAGCCGCCAACGGCACGAACATAGAGGATGCTTATGCCGGACAATCCGAACCGTTTACCATCGAAGCGAACGGGGACATCAAGGAGGGAGACGAAGACAAGCTGACTTCCATCAAGCTGAGACGTCCGTTCGTGAAAGTGTCTCTCCCGTGGGTGAAGCTGACTGACGCAAGCGGTAGCGCATGGACGGAAAGCCTGAAGAATATCCGGATTGTATATGAAACGGGGAATACACTATATACCCGATTCAGCGTATGGGCCGGAACGGCTTCGGGAGCAAGGACAAACTCCATGTCGCTTTATCCCAAAGAGGTTTCCGCCTTTAACAAGACGTTTGCGCTGCACGACTATCTATTGGTGCCCGTACCGATGCCGGACGTGATTCCTTTATCTTTCCATATCGAAGCGGAAACAGCGACAGAAGGCGAGACGGTCACATTCAAACGTTACGGAAGCAATGCGGCGGATTATTCTTCTATCTCAATCAATCTGCCTAACCCGAATTATATGCTGCTAATCAAAGGAGCGACAGGAGAACCGGAAGATGGTGCGACTATATACCCATTGACATTCAAAGAGTATATCCCATAA